The following coding sequences are from one Kosakonia sp. H02 window:
- the ilvC gene encoding ketol-acid reductoisomerase, with protein sequence MANYFNTLNLRQQLAQLGKCRFMAREEFADGASYLQGKKVVIVGCGAQGLNQGLNMRDSGLDISYTLRAEAIAEKRASWRKATENGFKVGTYEELVPQADLVVNLTPDKQHTDVVRAVQPLMKEGAALGYSHGFNIVEVGEQIRKDITVVMVAPKCPGTEVREEYKRGFGVPTLIAVHPENDPKGEGMAIAKAWAAATGGHRAGVLESSFVAEVKSDLMGEQTILCGMLQAGSLLCFDKLVAEGTDPAYAEKLIQFGWETITEALKQGGITLMMDRLSNPAKLRAYALSEQLKGIMAPLFQKHMDDIISGEFSSGMMADWANDDKKLLTWREETGKTAFETAPQYDGKIGEQEYFDKGVLMIAMVKAGVELAFETMVASGIIEESAYYESLHELPLIANTIARKRLYEMNVVISDTAEYGNYLFSYACVPLLKEFMTTLQTGDLGKAIAEGAVDNAQLRDVNEAIRSHEIEKVGQKLRGYMTDMKRIAVAS encoded by the coding sequence GCAGGGCCTGAACCAGGGTTTGAACATGCGCGATTCCGGTCTGGATATTTCTTATACCTTGCGTGCAGAAGCGATCGCGGAAAAACGCGCTTCCTGGCGTAAAGCGACCGAAAACGGCTTTAAAGTTGGCACTTATGAAGAGCTGGTCCCGCAAGCCGATCTGGTGGTTAACCTGACGCCGGACAAACAGCACACTGACGTTGTACGTGCTGTGCAACCGCTGATGAAAGAAGGCGCGGCGCTGGGTTATTCTCACGGTTTCAACATTGTCGAAGTGGGCGAGCAAATCCGCAAAGATATCACTGTCGTGATGGTGGCGCCGAAATGTCCGGGTACGGAAGTGCGCGAAGAGTACAAACGCGGTTTCGGCGTACCGACCCTGATTGCGGTTCATCCGGAAAACGATCCGAAAGGTGAAGGTATGGCAATCGCTAAAGCCTGGGCAGCGGCGACCGGCGGCCATCGCGCAGGTGTGCTGGAATCCTCTTTTGTTGCCGAAGTGAAATCTGACTTGATGGGTGAGCAGACCATTCTCTGCGGCATGTTGCAGGCCGGTTCCCTGCTGTGCTTTGACAAACTGGTGGCAGAAGGTACCGATCCGGCTTATGCGGAAAAACTGATTCAGTTTGGCTGGGAAACCATTACCGAAGCACTGAAGCAGGGCGGTATTACGCTGATGATGGATAGATTGTCTAACCCGGCGAAACTGCGTGCTTACGCGCTGTCCGAGCAACTGAAAGGCATTATGGCTCCGCTGTTCCAGAAACATATGGACGATATTATTTCCGGTGAGTTCTCTTCCGGCATGATGGCTGACTGGGCTAATGACGATAAAAAACTGCTGACCTGGCGTGAAGAAACCGGTAAAACCGCGTTTGAAACCGCACCGCAGTACGACGGTAAAATCGGCGAGCAAGAGTATTTCGATAAAGGCGTATTGATGATTGCGATGGTGAAAGCGGGCGTTGAGCTGGCATTCGAAACCATGGTCGCTTCCGGCATCATCGAAGAGTCTGCTTATTATGAGTCTCTGCACGAGTTGCCGCTGATCGCAAACACTATCGCTCGTAAACGTCTGTACGAAATGAACGTGGTGATTTCCGATACCGCCGAGTATGGCAACTATCTGTTCTCTTACGCTTGCGTGCCGCTGCTGAAAGAGTTTATGACCACGCTGCAAACCGGTGATCTGGGTAAAGCGATCGCCGAAGGCGCAGTCGACAACGCGCAACTGCGTGATGTGAACGAAGCGATTCGCAGCCACGAAATCGAGAAAGTGGGTCAGAAACTGCGCGGTTATATGACGGATATGAAGCGTATCGCCGTCGCGAGCTAA
- the ppiC gene encoding peptidylprolyl isomerase PpiC, whose translation MAKTAAALHILVKEEKLALDLLEQIKNGADFEKLAKKHSTCPSGKKGGHLGEFRQGQMVPAFDKVVFSCPVLEPTGPLHTQFGYHIIKVLYRN comes from the coding sequence ATGGCAAAAACCGCAGCGGCACTGCATATCCTTGTTAAAGAAGAAAAACTGGCACTGGATCTGCTGGAACAGATTAAAAATGGCGCCGACTTCGAAAAGCTGGCTAAAAAACACTCTACATGCCCGTCGGGCAAAAAAGGCGGTCACTTAGGCGAATTCCGCCAGGGCCAGATGGTTCCGGCGTTCGATAAAGTAGTGTTCTCCTGCCCGGTGCTGGAGCCTACCGGCCCGCTGCACACCCAGTTCGGTTACCACATCATTAAAGTGCTGTACCGCAACTAA